From Carassius auratus strain Wakin chromosome 1, ASM336829v1, whole genome shotgun sequence, the proteins below share one genomic window:
- the LOC113093059 gene encoding toll-like receptor 2 type-2 isoform X2, translated as MIRGGQMRLLGTEESITIFILILAQGFHYSRTCVCDQQYFCNCSSNHLQQVPKVPANALGLDLSFNQIKSIHMNDLSPYSELKTLNLHKNKLKFIHKDAFKSQHKLEVLDLSLNNLKNLSSSWFHELNSLQQLNLAGNPYPTLGPAPIFQSLLNLRTLRVGSPSLREVYKNGLDGLTHLDEMTFIASNLKSYENGSLKAARPIGLVSLNLQNLFQNDPELVSEVLQDVSHPETLLIINDAVLKTNISTEPFKAAREGGTKSLSFQNSTTTDEAMTSLLMVMDGSSLSYIGLENVHLIGQGWWQKASYTHYENLHTAYIRNLEIQGFFKFSSMMQLGFLLVHLHKVSVINGTVFVIPRQTTPLLKNLEYLDLSQNLLSDLTIEPTLYTDYGAYQNLNTLNVSQNILKSLGLISRLATKLKSLRYLDLSHNSFVSMPESCSWPATLRFLNLSSTKLRKMTPCLPSSLTALDLSENDLMVFNQRFPQLTMLILTGNRFMKLPHGELFPRLQNLLIQRNALRMFNGSDLKRFKSLQYLEASNNNFVCSCEFVSFFRHDVNHFITIRDGLHNYVCDTPFTLRGDAVDSVSLSVFECYMIPAVLVLCSLIIIVLGLIVVTCYKFHIIWYLQMTKAWIQAKRKPAVGQLAEELRYDAFVSYSQHDAEWVEEILVPELESAHPPFALCLHKRDFQPGRWIVDNIIDSIEKSHRTLFVLSEHFVTSEWCRYELDFSHFRIVDEHNDSAVLVLLEPIEKETIPKRFCKLRKIMNSRTYLEWPEDEEKRREFWSNLKAALQKDE; from the exons ATGATCAGAGGTGGACA gatGCGACTCTTGGGAACGGAGGAGTCTataactatttttatattaattttggcACAAGGCTTTCACTACTCCAGGACATGTGTTTGTGACCAGCAATATTTCTGCAATTGTTCATCAAATCATCTCCAACAGGTCCCAAAAGTTCCAGCGAATGCCCTTGGCCTTGACCTGTCTTTCAATCAAATTAAGTCTATACACATGAATGATCTCAGCCCATACAGTGAGCTGAAAACTCTAAACTTGCATAAGAACAAGCTCAAGTTTATTCACAAAGATGCTTTTAAATCTCAACATAAACTGGAAGTTCTTGATCTGTCCTTAAACAACCTGAAAAATCTGTCTTCTTCTTGGTTCCACGAGCTAAACTCTCTTCAGCAACTGAACCTTGCAGGAAACCCATATCCCACCTTGGGACCTGCTCCAATCTTCCAGTCTCTCCTTAACCTAAGGACACTGCGAGTAGGTAGTCCTTCACTGAGGGAGGTATACAAAAATGGCTTAGATGGGCTCACTCATCTGGACGAGATGACGTTCATTGCCAGTAATCTGAAGTCCTATGAGAATGGGAGTTTAAAGGCAGCCCGTCCCATTGGTTTAGTCTCTTTAAACCTTCAGAATCTATTTCAGAATGATCCAGAATTAGTCTCTGAGGTTCTTCAAGATGTCTCCCACCCTGAAACTCTGCTGATAATCAATGATGCTGTACTCAAAACAAACATTTCGACAGAACCCTTTAAAGCGGCAAGAGAAGGTGGAACTAAAAGCTTGAGTTTCCAAAATAGCACCACAACTGATGAAGCAATGACCTCTTTATTAATGGTCATGGATGGTTCTTCTTTGTCATATATTGGTcttgaaaatgtgcatttgattGGCCAAGGGTGGTGGCAAAAAGCTTCGTATACACATTATGAAAACTTGCATACAGCCTACATACGTAATCTCGAGATCCAAGGTTTTTTTAAGTTTAGTAGCATGATGCAGTTAGGATTTCTACTGGTGCATCTCCATAAGGTGTCCGTTATTAATGGCACAGTGTTTGTTATTCCACGGCAAACTACCCCACTGTTAAAAAATCTTGAATATTTGGACCTTAGCCAGAATCTCCTTTCAGACCTGACAATTGAACCTACCTTATATACAGATTATGGTGCATATCAAAACCTCAACACTCTTAATGTGAGccagaacattttaaaatctctTGGACTGATTTCTCGATTGGCCACTAAGCTTAAGAGTCTCAGATATTTAGATTTAAGTCATAATAGTTTTGTTTCTATGCCAGAAAGCTGTAGCTGGCCAGCGACTCTCAGGTTTCTGAATCTTTCCAGCACAAAGCTACGTAAGATGACCCCTTGCCTGCCTTCTAGCTTGACGGCCCTGGATCTCAGTGAAAATGATCTGATGGTATTCAACCAAAGATTTCCCCAACTTACTATGCTTATACTGACAGGCAACCGATTTATGAAACTGCCACATGGGGAATTATTTCCAAGGCTGCAGAACCTGCTTATCCAAAGGAATGCCTTGCGAATGTTTAATGGCAGTGATTTGAAGAGATTTAAATCCTTACAATATTTAGAAGCGAGTAACAATAATTTTGTATGCTCCTGTGAGTTTGTATCTTTCTTCAGACATGATGTTAACCATTTCATCACGATAAGGGATGGTCTTCACAATTATGTGTGTGACACTCCATTCACTCTCAGAGGTGATGCTGTTGACAGTGTCAGTTTGTCAGTTTTCGAGTGTTACATGATCCCTGCTGTCTTAGTGCTTTGTTCATTGATCATCATAGTCCTTGGACTAATTGTTGTCACCTGCTATAAGTTTCACATTATATGGTACCTGCAGATGACCAAAGCATGGATTCAAGCGAAACGAAAACCTGCAGTTGGTCAACTGGCCGAAGAGCTCCGCTACGACGCTTTTGTATCCTACAGTCAACATGACGCTGAGTGGGTCGAGGAGATCCTTGTTCCAGAGCTGGAGAGCGCTCATCCTCCATTTGCCTTGTGTTTGCACAAACGGGACTTCCAGCCGGGCCGCTGGATCGTGGACAACATCATCGACTCGATTGAAAAAAGCCATCGGACTCTTTTTGTTCTGTCTGAGCACTTTGTTACCAGCGAATGGTGCCGATATGAGCTGGACTTCTCACATTTCCGCATAGTCGATGAACACAATGACTCTGCCGTCCTGGTTCTCCTTGAGCCAATCGAGAAGGAGACCATTCCCAAACGTTTCTGCAAGCTACGGAAGATTATGAACTCCAGGACGTATCTGGAGTGGCCCGAAGACGAGGAAAAGAGAAGAGAGTTCTGGAGCAACCTGAAAGCTGCCCTACAAAAAGATGAATGA
- the LOC113093059 gene encoding toll-like receptor 2 type-2 isoform X1, whose translation MFTHALRLDGALKFLFLLKQTILKVSIRLLSFTSSCDSHSMFDFFLFSPIMTTGNLQFAYSRVSDTIMVGRMRLLGTEESITIFILILAQGFHYSRTCVCDQQYFCNCSSNHLQQVPKVPANALGLDLSFNQIKSIHMNDLSPYSELKTLNLHKNKLKFIHKDAFKSQHKLEVLDLSLNNLKNLSSSWFHELNSLQQLNLAGNPYPTLGPAPIFQSLLNLRTLRVGSPSLREVYKNGLDGLTHLDEMTFIASNLKSYENGSLKAARPIGLVSLNLQNLFQNDPELVSEVLQDVSHPETLLIINDAVLKTNISTEPFKAAREGGTKSLSFQNSTTTDEAMTSLLMVMDGSSLSYIGLENVHLIGQGWWQKASYTHYENLHTAYIRNLEIQGFFKFSSMMQLGFLLVHLHKVSVINGTVFVIPRQTTPLLKNLEYLDLSQNLLSDLTIEPTLYTDYGAYQNLNTLNVSQNILKSLGLISRLATKLKSLRYLDLSHNSFVSMPESCSWPATLRFLNLSSTKLRKMTPCLPSSLTALDLSENDLMVFNQRFPQLTMLILTGNRFMKLPHGELFPRLQNLLIQRNALRMFNGSDLKRFKSLQYLEASNNNFVCSCEFVSFFRHDVNHFITIRDGLHNYVCDTPFTLRGDAVDSVSLSVFECYMIPAVLVLCSLIIIVLGLIVVTCYKFHIIWYLQMTKAWIQAKRKPAVGQLAEELRYDAFVSYSQHDAEWVEEILVPELESAHPPFALCLHKRDFQPGRWIVDNIIDSIEKSHRTLFVLSEHFVTSEWCRYELDFSHFRIVDEHNDSAVLVLLEPIEKETIPKRFCKLRKIMNSRTYLEWPEDEEKRREFWSNLKAALQKDE comes from the exons ATGTTTACACATGCTCTGAGACTGGATGGTGCCCTAAAATTTCTGTTCCTGTTAAAACAGACAATTTTGAAAGTTTCAATCAGGCTATTGAGTTTTACTTCCTCCTGTGACTCACATAGCATGTttgatttctttttgttttctcctaTTATGACAACTGGCAACCTGCAGTTTGCATACAGTAGAGTATCAGACACAATAATGGTGGGCAG gatGCGACTCTTGGGAACGGAGGAGTCTataactatttttatattaattttggcACAAGGCTTTCACTACTCCAGGACATGTGTTTGTGACCAGCAATATTTCTGCAATTGTTCATCAAATCATCTCCAACAGGTCCCAAAAGTTCCAGCGAATGCCCTTGGCCTTGACCTGTCTTTCAATCAAATTAAGTCTATACACATGAATGATCTCAGCCCATACAGTGAGCTGAAAACTCTAAACTTGCATAAGAACAAGCTCAAGTTTATTCACAAAGATGCTTTTAAATCTCAACATAAACTGGAAGTTCTTGATCTGTCCTTAAACAACCTGAAAAATCTGTCTTCTTCTTGGTTCCACGAGCTAAACTCTCTTCAGCAACTGAACCTTGCAGGAAACCCATATCCCACCTTGGGACCTGCTCCAATCTTCCAGTCTCTCCTTAACCTAAGGACACTGCGAGTAGGTAGTCCTTCACTGAGGGAGGTATACAAAAATGGCTTAGATGGGCTCACTCATCTGGACGAGATGACGTTCATTGCCAGTAATCTGAAGTCCTATGAGAATGGGAGTTTAAAGGCAGCCCGTCCCATTGGTTTAGTCTCTTTAAACCTTCAGAATCTATTTCAGAATGATCCAGAATTAGTCTCTGAGGTTCTTCAAGATGTCTCCCACCCTGAAACTCTGCTGATAATCAATGATGCTGTACTCAAAACAAACATTTCGACAGAACCCTTTAAAGCGGCAAGAGAAGGTGGAACTAAAAGCTTGAGTTTCCAAAATAGCACCACAACTGATGAAGCAATGACCTCTTTATTAATGGTCATGGATGGTTCTTCTTTGTCATATATTGGTcttgaaaatgtgcatttgattGGCCAAGGGTGGTGGCAAAAAGCTTCGTATACACATTATGAAAACTTGCATACAGCCTACATACGTAATCTCGAGATCCAAGGTTTTTTTAAGTTTAGTAGCATGATGCAGTTAGGATTTCTACTGGTGCATCTCCATAAGGTGTCCGTTATTAATGGCACAGTGTTTGTTATTCCACGGCAAACTACCCCACTGTTAAAAAATCTTGAATATTTGGACCTTAGCCAGAATCTCCTTTCAGACCTGACAATTGAACCTACCTTATATACAGATTATGGTGCATATCAAAACCTCAACACTCTTAATGTGAGccagaacattttaaaatctctTGGACTGATTTCTCGATTGGCCACTAAGCTTAAGAGTCTCAGATATTTAGATTTAAGTCATAATAGTTTTGTTTCTATGCCAGAAAGCTGTAGCTGGCCAGCGACTCTCAGGTTTCTGAATCTTTCCAGCACAAAGCTACGTAAGATGACCCCTTGCCTGCCTTCTAGCTTGACGGCCCTGGATCTCAGTGAAAATGATCTGATGGTATTCAACCAAAGATTTCCCCAACTTACTATGCTTATACTGACAGGCAACCGATTTATGAAACTGCCACATGGGGAATTATTTCCAAGGCTGCAGAACCTGCTTATCCAAAGGAATGCCTTGCGAATGTTTAATGGCAGTGATTTGAAGAGATTTAAATCCTTACAATATTTAGAAGCGAGTAACAATAATTTTGTATGCTCCTGTGAGTTTGTATCTTTCTTCAGACATGATGTTAACCATTTCATCACGATAAGGGATGGTCTTCACAATTATGTGTGTGACACTCCATTCACTCTCAGAGGTGATGCTGTTGACAGTGTCAGTTTGTCAGTTTTCGAGTGTTACATGATCCCTGCTGTCTTAGTGCTTTGTTCATTGATCATCATAGTCCTTGGACTAATTGTTGTCACCTGCTATAAGTTTCACATTATATGGTACCTGCAGATGACCAAAGCATGGATTCAAGCGAAACGAAAACCTGCAGTTGGTCAACTGGCCGAAGAGCTCCGCTACGACGCTTTTGTATCCTACAGTCAACATGACGCTGAGTGGGTCGAGGAGATCCTTGTTCCAGAGCTGGAGAGCGCTCATCCTCCATTTGCCTTGTGTTTGCACAAACGGGACTTCCAGCCGGGCCGCTGGATCGTGGACAACATCATCGACTCGATTGAAAAAAGCCATCGGACTCTTTTTGTTCTGTCTGAGCACTTTGTTACCAGCGAATGGTGCCGATATGAGCTGGACTTCTCACATTTCCGCATAGTCGATGAACACAATGACTCTGCCGTCCTGGTTCTCCTTGAGCCAATCGAGAAGGAGACCATTCCCAAACGTTTCTGCAAGCTACGGAAGATTATGAACTCCAGGACGTATCTGGAGTGGCCCGAAGACGAGGAAAAGAGAAGAGAGTTCTGGAGCAACCTGAAAGCTGCCCTACAAAAAGATGAATGA